A DNA window from Candidatus Aminicenantes bacterium contains the following coding sequences:
- a CDS encoding glutaminyl-peptide cyclotransferase, with the protein MHPLLRIPLILLALAVLCTQLTAKPADVIPQRGFKVILTLPHDPQAFTQGLLYHDDHLYESTGQYGRSELRKVEWSTGKVVQAYSLANNLFAEGIALRGEWIYQLTWMSRHCLVFDRKKLKPVRVLDMRFSSRGWGLTWDGHSLIASDGSFRLYFLDPEDLSLRRTLTVKAAGRPLSFLNELEAVDGRILANIWQDTRIAEISPLSGKVTAWIECAALVPAHLRNDPELVLNGIATGPKKNQLFVTGKQWPVLYLIELKPGS; encoded by the coding sequence ATGCATCCATTACTCAGGATTCCGTTGATCCTGTTGGCCCTGGCTGTTTTATGCACCCAGTTAACCGCAAAGCCGGCGGATGTCATCCCCCAACGAGGGTTTAAAGTAATCCTCACTCTGCCTCACGATCCGCAGGCATTTACCCAGGGACTGCTCTATCACGATGATCATCTCTATGAGAGTACCGGCCAGTATGGCCGTTCAGAGTTGCGCAAGGTGGAGTGGTCCACTGGAAAAGTGGTGCAGGCCTACTCCCTGGCAAACAACCTGTTCGCTGAAGGCATTGCCCTGAGAGGGGAATGGATCTACCAGTTGACCTGGATGTCCCGCCATTGCCTGGTTTTTGACCGCAAAAAGTTAAAGCCCGTACGCGTGCTGGATATGCGTTTTTCTTCCCGGGGGTGGGGACTCACCTGGGACGGCCATTCCCTGATCGCTTCCGACGGGTCTTTCCGTCTCTATTTCCTGGACCCCGAAGACCTCTCCCTGCGGCGAACCCTGACCGTAAAAGCCGCGGGCCGGCCCCTATCCTTTCTGAATGAACTGGAGGCGGTGGACGGCCGCATCCTGGCCAACATCTGGCAAGATACGCGCATCGCGGAAATTTCTCCCCTATCAGGAAAAGTAACCGCCTGGATCGAATGTGCCGCCCTGGTACCGGCCCACCTGCGCAACGATCCGGAGCTCGTCCTGAACGGCATCGCCACAGGACCCAAAAAAAACCAGCTGTTCGTGACAGGCAAGCAATGGCCCGTGCTCTACCTCATCGAACTCAAGCCCGGCTCTTGA